TAAAAGTTTCACAcgtaaataataatattgttttGATGTACAATCCTCGCCAAAATTCACAATATATTTCACCCCTCAAAATTCATAAGTATTCCACCCctcttcaaccaaaattcattaTGTGCCGGACTTTTCATATTCTCAAATGCATTTTTCTCATTATTCCAAAAACTAATTTATAATACCTGTTAAATTTATCTGTCAGAATTTAAATGAACCAAGTGTGTATGTGTGCTCCCATACAACCATATTTATCATACTAGTTGTATATTAACTTAGATGGATCGGGAAATGACATGTTCTATTTGTCGCCATGATTATAGTAAAATTATGAcccaatatttaatttattttctttgttgaaTATTGTAGTCGATCTTGTAATAATTTCTAATTTTCTATACTTAATATACAATGTTATAACCTTATATGATGAATATGATGTACATACGTCTAACGCACGAAATGCACATGAAACATAGAGGAAGCGTGTCTAGGGCACGAAATGAACGTGTGATGTGTTATgtatgttattttaaaaaaagaggtaTGACCGACTCAGACTTTCGCACATCATATTGCAAAGCCATTGCTTCCAGCAATCTGCATGGAGCCAACAGCTGGAGGGGACAATGACAAATCCTCAAGACTCAAGTTTTGGATACTGCAAATTGGTCAGAGCCATTGGGCCTATATATCTCAACCCACGTAGTTAACATGGTCCAAAATTAGGCCCAATCAAAGCGGAAGTACCATTTCCAAAACCCACTGTAAAACCCTTGATCGGAAAAATCAGACAGTGAATATCCTTTCATCGATCGGAAAAAATGTCAATGGTTCTAAGTCTCAGAAAAGCAGCCGGAGCTTCAACACTGTTCAAATTAATCAGCTGCAAATCTCAATTTATTACCGCCGCACCTTCAATCACACGCTTTTTTTCCTCCATTTCAACCTCAGATTCAAATTCCTTGAGCAAGGAGCAGAAAACCACTACTGAGCCAAGTAATTGATTCATCCGTTTAgttcttttttcttattaacacttcatgcTATGTGATATTTCTACGTTTACATTAGGTAGAATGTATATCTAATGTCGAGTGGATTATCTGTCGAGTCGTTTACTAATAGTTATTATCTCAGAAAGTCACATTTTTTGTTTGAGGAAAATTGGAATCAAGAAAAAAGGACTTTTTGAGATAATAACTATTAATTGAGTGATTATTTGAAAAATCAACTCCATTTAGTGTTCATAGTCTTTTTAGTTTAGTTAGAGATTCGATACAAGTATAGAAATTGGGTTGAGATTTAGAGAATATTGCTAATTTATTCATCCTAAAGACATTGAGTATGGTatgaaacaaacaaaaatgGAACTATAGGTTTTTTTCCATTTGCCAAAATTTTGCTCACTGAGCAGTCACTTGGTACCTATGTGCTTGTGTTGGTGGGAGGTAGCATGTATCTGGTGGAATAGTCTATGTGCGTGCAAGCTtgcaaaacacacaaaaaaatgtaTACATGATTTGTATGGCTGGAGCATCTAAAGGTGTAGCATAGACCTTGGAGTCTAGGTTCAAatcttacaacaacaacaacaacaacaacaacaacccagtgaaatcccacaatgtggagtctggggagggtaaagtgtacgtagaccttactcctactaaGGTAGAaaggctgtttccgagagaccctcgactcaatagaagcataaaaagaggtcagataaggctaagaagttcaaagcgatctgagaaagcaaataacgaaagcgacacagataaaatagagtaatcaaggtacaaaaagtaatagataataacagaattaagagcacaagaaattatagtgcgctaattcgcttactaatacggaagaataacgagactatgtactagccttctaccctaaaaAGGAgagatgcaacacgaggactttccagggggtcacccatcctagtactactctcgcccaagcacgcttaacttcggagttctgatgggatccggtgcattagtgttGGAATGATCGCATCCTAGGTTCAAATCTTAGCAGAAAAAAAAACGCAGTAATTGATTTCTCCTCACATACCAAAACCTTGGTGAGTGGAGTTGCTCGATGTGTCTATGCTGGGGAGGTAGCACTATCTGGTTGTAAAGTTGAGGTATATGGAATTTGGCCCAGACATCAGTGTTAtccaaaaagaaattaaatgatTCATATAACCAGTCCTCAATTTCCTTGTGTTTATTTGCAGTTCTGGTGACGGGTGCTCCACAAGAATTCAAGATGGAGAACCCCTTTCAGTCAGCAGGACCGAAGGAGGTGCTAGAAGTGGATACAGTAAAGGATGGCATACTTGTGAGAGTGGCAATGCCTGGTGTTAGTGAAGAAGGGATTAAGGTATGGTTAGAGAACAACACGGTTTACTTCACTGGCAGAGGAGAAATCGAAGTGGAATCTGAGGAATCGGGGAGGAAATACGGAGGGAGTCTTGAGTTTAGCACTGATTGCTGTAAAGCTGGGAAGGTTGAGGCACAAATGAAAAATGGTATTCTTAGAATGGTAATTAAAGGTGAAATGGAACAAGATTGACTGTCTTAATGTTCTCTCTTTGTTCATCTTGTTGATATATCCTTTAGACACGATGCATGTAAACTTTGTTGTATTTGGGGAAATATTTGATCAATGGTCTATACTATATGCTTGTTATTGGAATTACTCAATTAACAGAAAGGAAAACTTTTAACTCTATCATGAAATTGCTTAACTGTGTTAAGCATGTTATTGTTCATAGTTAAGATTGTTTCACTGCTTTGATGATTGTCTTGGTCACTTGTGGAAAGTGATACTCCACCCGTCCCGTACATGCGACACTCTTTCCTTTCTAGTAGTTCCAAgaagaatgataaatttatatatttagtaatAATACTTTAAACCTCTCATTTAACCTCGATGAGATGATTTATATCTACACAAATATTTATGGTTTGTTTTAAATCACAAGTTTCAACCGTCTTCTTTTCATTCTGAAACTTTATGACCACTGAAACACTATCACATAAATTTATATGCAGAGAGTACTTATTTAGGTtcactacaataacaacaacata
The genomic region above belongs to Solanum dulcamara chromosome 5, daSolDulc1.2, whole genome shotgun sequence and contains:
- the LOC129888523 gene encoding 14.7 kDa heat shock protein-like — translated: MSMVLSLRKAAGASTLFKLISCKSQFITAAPSITRFFSSISTSDSNSLSKEQKTTTEPILVTGAPQEFKMENPFQSAGPKEVLEVDTVKDGILVRVAMPGVSEEGIKVWLENNTVYFTGRGEIEVESEESGRKYGGSLEFSTDCCKAGKVEAQMKNGILRMVIKGEMEQD